One genomic window of Cannabis sativa cultivar Pink pepper isolate KNU-18-1 chromosome 2, ASM2916894v1, whole genome shotgun sequence includes the following:
- the LOC115720962 gene encoding uncharacterized protein LOC115720962, with product MGFWASMGRVQCTVRPIIFKRRKRTDQLKNEMIRSSELLRIEKKEAIAIAIAIAIAMESSSLTSLPEETTEHQQHPQSLSAFASIPARPPTQSTPSQKYSPLDWLSYFDEEEDISIPESDDVFHVYKAGKEGPVVLCLHGGGYTGLSFSLSASLMKEKARVVAMDLRGHGKSIAENELDLSIETMCNDVVAVVKAMYGDSPPAIVLVGHSMGGSVAVHVAASKAISTLAGLIVIDVVEGTALASLIHMQKILSSRVQHFSSIEKAIEWSVKGGSLRNIESARVSIPPTLKYDDSKKCYVHRAQLVETEKYWRGWYEGLSEKFLSSPVPKLLLLAGTDRLDRALTIGQMQGKFQMVVVKHTGHAIQEDVPDEFANLVLNFISRNRIGPRGVEIPGLRRPFQSQPLK from the exons ATGGGATTTTGGGCTTCAATGGGGAGAGTCCAATGCACCGTTAGGCCCATCATATTTAAGAGACGAAAAAGGACCGATCAGCTTAAGAATGAGATGATCCGAAGCTCTGAACTACTGAGAATTGAGAAAAAGGAAGCCATAGCCATAGCCATAGCCATAGCCATAGCCATGGAATCATCGTCTCTAACTTCGTTACCTGAAGAAACTACAGAACATCAACAACACCCTCAATCTCTCTCCGCCTTTGCCTCCATTCCAGCTCGACCTCCCACTCA GAGCACTCCTTCTCAAAAGTACTCACCTTTGGATTGGTTGAGCTATTTTGATGAAGAAGAGGATATAAGTATTCCGGAATCTGATGAT GTATTTCATGTGTATAAGGCAGGAAAAGAAGGTCCAGTTGTTCTTTGTCTACATGGAGGTGGTTATACTGG GCTTTCCTTTTCATTGTCAGCAAGTCTTATGAAAGAGAAAGCTCGGGTAGTGGCAATGGACCTGCGAGGACATGGAAAATCAATTGCAGAAAATGAACTCGACCTTTCCATCGAG ACAATGTGCAATGATGTTGTGGCTGTTGTAAAAGCAATGTATGGCGATTCCCCTCCAGCCATCGTGCTTGTCGGCCACAG CATGGGAGGCTCAGTTGCTGTACATGTAGCCGCAAGTAAAGCTATCTCTACCTTGGCTGGATTGATTGTTATTGATGTTGTAGAG GGAACAGCTTTGGCATCATTGATTCATATGCAGAAAATCCTATCTAGCCGGGTGCAACATTTTTCAAGCATTGAAAAAGCG ATTGAATGGAGTGTCAAAGGGGGCTCTTTGAGAAACATTGAATCTGCTCGCGTGTCAATCCCCCCCACATTAAAGTATGATGACTCTAAGAAATG TTATGTACACAGAGCGCAACTGGTAGAAACAGAAAAATATTGGAGAGGCTG GTATGAAGGCCTTTCCGAAAAATTCCTGTCATCTCCTGTTCCAAAGTTGTTGCTTTTAGCCGGCACAGATCGACTAGACAG AGCTCTTACAATTGGTCAAATGCAAGGAAAATTTCAAATGGTGGTTGTTAAACATACTGGGCATGCTAtacag GAAGATGTACCTGACGAATTTGCTAATTTAGTACTTAATTTTATTTCTCGTAACCGGATTGGCCCGCGTGGAGTTGAG ATACCAGGACTTCGTAGGCCATTTCAATCTCAACCTTTGAAGTAG
- the LOC115719352 gene encoding protein RMD5 homolog encodes MELNTVKDAFDRVVKKQKLSSSKCHEAIDQVGNEIQQALAQIVSPHDLNSPADHNSILLELKHKLNAISPLHQLEGSQKELNVNLSKYPKLLDKAFNTDISKAYRNVDFDHHTVNQIIANHFYQQGWFDLGDSIINEAGEPEAANLKLQFFEMYQILEAMKTKNLEPALRWVYANREKLKHNGSNLELKLHSLQYVEMLQTGSQADALNYAKTYLAPFAFLYENEIMKLMGCLAYRGRLTSSPYADLMSPTHWEKSTEELIQQFCSVLGQSQHSPFGVVIAAGFEGLPTLLKLANVMAAKKQEWQAMKQLPVPVDLGKEFQFHSIFVCPVSRDQSSEENPPMLMPCLHVLCKQSIIKLSKNSTRTFKCPYCPAEASVAQCRQISF; translated from the coding sequence ATGGAGCTGAATACAGTGAAAGATGCATTCGATCGCGTTGTCAAGAAGCAAAAGCTATCATCTTCAAAGTGTCATGAAGCAATTGATCAAGTTGGCAATGAAATTCAACAAGCACTTGCACAAATTGTGTCACCTCATGACCTCAACTCACCTGCTGATCATAACTCCATTCTTCTGGAGCTTAAGCATAAGCTCAATGCGATCTCCCCACTCCACCAGTTAGAAGGTTCTCAGAAGGAGCTAAACGTAAACCTTAGCAAATACCCAAAACTCCTTGATAAAGCATTCAATACTGACATATCCAAAGCATACAGAAATGTTGACTTTGATCACCATACTGTGAATCAAATCATTGCAAACCACTTTTACCAGCAAGGTTGGTTTGATCTTGGAGATAGCATTATAAATGAGGCTGGAGAACCTGAAGCAGCCAATTTAAAGttacaatttttcgaaatgtatCAGATACTCGAGGCTATGAAGACTAAAAACCTTGAGCCTGCTCTTAGATGGGTCTATGCCAACCGCGAAAAGCTCAAGCACAACGGTTCTAATCTTGAGCTTAAACTTCACAGTCTGCAATACGTCGAGATGCTCCAAACCGGAAGCCAAGCTGATGCACTTAACTATGCCAAAACTTACCTTGCACCATTTGCTTTCCTCTACGAGAATGAGATCATGAAGCTTATGGGTTGCCTTGCCTACCGAGGAAGGCTCACGAGTTCTCCATACGCAGACTTAATGTCTCCAACCCATTGGGAGAAATCAACCGAGGAGCTGATCCAGCAGTTCTGTAGTGTCCTAGGACAGTCACAGCATAGCCCATTTGGTGTGGTGATAGCCGCCGGATTCGAAGGGTTGCCTACTCTGCTAAAGCTAGCAAATGTCATGGCTGCAAAGAAGCAAGAATGGCAGGCGATGAAGCAGTTACCCGTTCCGGTTGACTTGGGGAAGGAATTTCAGTTCCATTCAATATTTGTATGCCCTGTGAGTAGAGACCAAAGCAGTGAAGAGAATCCACCCATGTTGATGCCATGTTTACATGTTCTATGCAAGCAATCAATCATCAAGCTGTCAAAGAATAGCACTCGAACATTTAAATGTCCATATTGCCCAGCCGAGGCTTCTGTTGCTCAGTGCAGACAGATATCTTTCTGA
- the LOC115719353 gene encoding uncharacterized protein LOC115719353 translates to MALRVHLTPKIPTFQPPSPSPTLNFYLSPSVITFSSNRTKTLIKCTSSDLSSGESDSESELALNLAREVEKMNNLLVQRAEAMEKSRGLLFKEVCQYLSMDSDEVGSHWRKMEEEDKWVLVKRFVSDWGVNFHPLSAKSIKELIEEHLTAIEDDYQQNNSLKSSSSSSLFPSLKKFMWFSQE, encoded by the coding sequence ATGGCTCTGAGAGTTCATCTCACCCCCAAAATCCCCACATTCCAACCTCCATCTCCATCTCCAACACTCAACTTTTATCTTTCCCCTTCTGTAATAACATTCTCTAGCAACCGAACCAAAACCCTAATCAAATGCACCTCCTCGGACCTCAGCTCGGGAGAATCAGATTCAGAGTCAGAGCTGGCTTTAAATTTGGCAAGAGAAGTGGAGAAGATGAACAATCTTTTGGTGCAGAGAGCGGAGGCCATGGAAAAGAGCAGAGGACTGTTGTTCAAGGAAGTGTGTCAGTACTTATCAATGGATTCTGATGAGGTTGGAAGCCATTGGAGGAAGATGGAAGAGGAAGACAAGTGGGTTTTGGTTAAAAGGTTTGTATCTGATTGGGGTGTGAATTTTCATCCACTTTCTGCTAAATCAATCAAAGAATTGATTGAAGAACATTTAACTGCAATTGAAGATGATTATCAACAAAACAATTCTTtaaaatcatcatcatcttcttcattgTTTCCTTCTTTGAAGAAATTCATGTGGTTTTCACAAGAGTAG